The Streptomyces bacillaris sequence ACTGCCAGGCGGCGTGCACGGCGGCGGCCGCGGCCCGGTGCGTACGGGGCCCGGGGTCGGCCACGCGGTCGGCGGCGGCCGCCAGGGCGCGGGCGACGGCCCGCCGTTCGGGCCCCTCGCGGCGGATCAGGGCGGGCCCGACACAGACCAGCCAGGCCACCGCCCCCGCCGCCAGGGTCAGCGCCAGATGCGCCGGGACCTGGCCGAGGCGCTGCGGGGCGAACAGGGCGGCGGAGCTGACGAAGGTGAGGATGACGTGGCCGGGCGGGCCGATGCGGGTCGCGTCGCACGCCGCCTTCTGGACGGCGGCGAGCAGCGCGCCGACCGCGACGAGCACGGCGGTGGAGTGGGTGAGCGAGGCGGTGACCAGCGCGGCCCCGAGCCCGGCGGTCATGGCGAGCACGACGCCGGTCAGGGTCCTGGCCCGTCGCGCGTACGGCAGGCCGTGCCCGTACAGCGCGCAGAGCGAACCGGCCATCGTGTAGATCACGAGGTCCAGCCGGCCGAGGGCGAGCAGCGTCAGCTGCGGTACGGCGGAGGCGGCCACCATGCTCAGTGCGGGCTTGAACCAGGTGTCCGACGGACGGCCGAGCCGGAGCGGGGCGACGAGGGGGAGGCTGCGGGCCCGGGGGTGCCGGGGCCGGATGGATGCATCACTCACCCATATACGTTAACAGGTATTACACGTGTAAAAGATATGGGCGCGGATGCCTCCCGACACCGGTCCGGGAATGGACCCCTGGGCCTCTGTTCGACCGCGTGGCCCCTGAGGCACACTGTCCCGCGTAATCGGTGACCCATATTCTTTGAATCTTCATACAGCTACTACGATGACGGGCCATGACCAGGGTGAGCGCGCGGACCGACCGGCAGCGGTGCCGCTCCCGTGTGCCCGGCTCGCCGGTCTGGGTCTTCGCCCTGCTGTCCCTGCTCTTCTGCTGCTCGGTCACCACTCCGGCCGCCGCTGCCGTTCCGGTGGCGATGGAGGCCGCGGGCCCGTCCTCCGTACGGACGCTGACACCGGTGACCGGTCTGTACATCGAGCCGGTCGCCATGGCCGTCCCCGTCGACCGGGGGCTCGGGACCTCGTGCCACGGCGGCTCGACCCACTCGGCGGCCGTGGTACTGCCGGTGGCGTCCGCGCCCCTCGCGCTCCCCTGCTCCCCCGTGGCCGTCGTGCCCACCGCCCCGCTGACCGGGGCGGCCGCCATCCGGGGGCCCTCCCACGACGGTGTCCCCTCCGTCGATCAGCTGCGTCTTCAGGTTCAACGGATCTAGAGCCGGGTCCGCTCCTCTCTTCTCCGCGCCCCCGTGCCGGAGTGGTGGGAGCGGCTGCCCGTATGCCCTGTTTCCCCTCCCCCTCCCTGTATCGACCCGGATGCATCCGCCGCATCCGCTGAACGACGAGGATCTCCCATGGCTTCCGCCAAGAACCCGAACTCCCCCGCCGCCGCCCGCCGTGCCAAGCTCGAGGAGGCCCGCCGCAAGGAGCGGGCCCGTGAGCGGCGGGGCCGCCTCATCACCATCGGCGCGTCCGTCGCCGTGGTGCTGGCGCTGGTCGCCGGAGGCGGCTACCTGGTCTACCAGGCGAACGAGAAGGACAAGAAGGAGGAGCAGGCCCGGAACTCGCCCGTCACCGGTGAGCGCACCTGGAAGGACCTGAAGCAGGGCCACGTGGAGACGAAGGTCGACTACCCGATGACCCCGCCGGTCGGCGGTGACCACAGCCAGGTCTGGATGAACTGCAACGCGGACGTCTACACCGAGGAGATACCGAAGGAGAACGCCGTCCACTCCCTGGAGCACGGCGCGGTCTGGGTGACGTACAACGACAAGGCGTCGGAGGCGGACGTCAAGGCGCTGACGGAGAAGGTCAAGTCGACTCCGTACTCCCTGATGAGCCCGGTCAAGGACCAGAAGGACCCGCTGATGCTCAGTGCGTGGGGCAAGCAGGTGACGGTGGACAGCGCGTCGGACGCGCGCGTCAACCAGTTCTTCACCAAGTACGTCCAGGGCCCGCAGACCCCTGAGCCGGGTGCCGCCTGCACGGGCGGGCTCGGCAGGTGACCGCCGTGACCAGCCCGTTCTCCTCCGCCCGGCGGATGGTGCTCGCGGGCGCCGTCGTGCTGCTGCTGGCGGTGGGCCTGGTGGCGCTGATGGTCGGACGGCCGTCGTCGGCGTCCTCGTCCGCGAGGGCGGCGCAGTCCGCTGCGGAGGGGTCGGCGGACGCGGGGTTCGCCCGGGACATGGCGATCCACCATCAGCAGGCGGTGGAGATGTCGTTCATCGTGCGTGACCGCACCGAGGACGAGGACGTGCGGCGCCTGGCGTACGACATCATCAACACCCAGGCAAACCAGCGCGGCATGATGCTGGGCTGGCTGGAGCAGTGGGGCCTGCCCAAGAGTTCGGCGGAGCCGCCGATGACGTGGATGGGCCACACCATGAAGCCGACCGGCGACGGTTCGCTGATGCCGGGCATGGCCACGACCGCCGAGCTGAAGGAGCTGAAGGCGGCCGAGGGCAAGGCGGCCGAGGTGCTGTTCCTCCAGCTGATGACCGTGCACCACCGGGCCGGGGTGGACATGGCACAGGCCGGGGCCGAGAAGGCCGGCACCGATGTCATCCGCAATCTGGCGAAGGGCATGGTCAACGGCCAGGAGTCCGAGATCGGGCTGATGGCGACCATGCTGAAGGCGCGCGGCGCCCAGCCGTGAGCCGCTGGACGGGTCCCCTTCCCCACGGATCACCCCGCGGGGAAGGGGACCCGTCCGCGTCGGCGGAACGGCCGGTCGTCGCCGGCATCACATAGGCTCGGCGACGATATGAAGAGCATCCTCACTCCGCTGGGGCCCAAGGCCGACAAGGACACCGTGCGACGGCACAATCTGAGCCTGGTGCTGCGCGCCGTCCGGGACGAGGGCGAGAGCGGGGAGGCGACCCGCGCCGGGGTCTCCGCCCGGGTCGGGCTGACCCGGGCGGCGGTCTCCTCGCTCGTCGAGCAGCTCATGGAGAGCGGGTTCCTGACCGAGTCGGGGAAGACGTTCAGCGGCCAGGCCGGGCGCCCCGGCACCGCGCTCAAGGTGGCCCGCACCGGCCCCGCCGGGCTCGGCGTGGAGATCAACATCGATTACGTGTCGGTCTGCGTCGTCGACCTCGCGGGCACCGGCCGGGTCCGCCAGACCGAACACCTCGACAACCGGGGCGCACCCGCCGGGGAGGTCCTCGCCCGCGCGGCCCGGATCGCCGCGCGGACCCTGGACTCGGCGCGCGAGCAGGAACTGCGCCCGGTGGGTGCCACGCTGGCCCTGCCCGGCCTGGTCTCCGGCGGCTCGGTGCGGCAGGCCCCCAACCTCGGCTGGAACGAGGTCCCGGCGGAGGATCTCTTCGCCGAGGCGCTGGCCGCCCTCCGGCCGGGCCACCCGGTGCTGCCGGTCGCCTCGGAGAACGAGGCCAACCTCGCGGCCCTGGCCGAGCTGTGGTTCGGCGGCCTCGGTGACGTACGGAGCTTCCTCTATCTGACCGGTGAGATCGGGGTCGGCGGCGCGCTGGTGCTCGGCGGCGAACTGCTGCGGGGCGCGCACGGGTTCGCCGGGGAGATCGGCCATGTCGTGGTGGACCCGGACGGGCCGGAGTGCCGGTGCGGGTCCCGGGGGTGCCTGGAGCAGTACGCCGGGCAGACGGCGCTCCTGCGGGCGGCCGGGATCGACGGGTCCGGGGGCGGCGCCGGGGTCGTGGAGCTGGAGCGGCGCGCCCGGGCCGGGGACGGGCGGGCGGTGGCGGCGCTCACGGAGGCGGGCCGGATGCTGGGCCGGGTGGTGTCGGGGGCGGTGAACCTGGTCGACCCGGACGCGGTGGTGCTCGGCGGGATCTACCGGGGCCTGATGCCGTGGCTCTCGCCGCCCGCCGACGAGGAGCTGACCGGCCGGGTGGTGTCGGGGCTCTGGTCCCCCGGCAGCGGCCGCCTCCGCGCGTCATCGGTGGCGGGCGACGCGGCCCGGGGGGCGGCGGCGCTGGTGGTGCAGGACGTACTGGCCGACCCGGTGGCGTACGCGGAGCCGTAGGGGGTGTGAGGCGGGGGCGTACGGGGGTGGGGCCGGGGCCTCCCGGGGCCCGGCGCCCTGCGAGGGCCCGGTGCCCGCCCCGAGGGGCCGGCGCCCTTCCGGTGGGCCCGGGGCCCTTCCGGCGTGCCGATGCCGTCCGAGGGACGGGCACCGTCAGGGAGGGCCCGGTGCCATCCGGAGGGGCTGGGCCCTGTGCGTTCCCGGCCGGCCCGGTACGTTCGCGGCGAGCGCGGTGACTTCCCAGCAGGCGCGGTGACTTCGCGGCGGGCCCGGGACCCATCCCTGCGGGCCGGTTGCCTTCCGGCGGGGCCGGGCCCGCCCCCAACCCTCAGCGCACGCCCAGCAAGTGGTCCATGGCCAGCTGGTCCAGCGCCTCGAAGGCCATGCCGCGTTCCGCCGCCGCGTCCGCGTCGAACTCCTCGTACGCCGTGCGGTCCGCGAGCAGCGCGGCCAGGCCGTCCCCCGCCGTCGGGCGCGCCAGCTGGTCCAGGCGGGAGGCGCGCAGGGCGGCCCGTACCTCGGGGTCGGCGCGGAAGGCCGCCGCGCGCTCCTTGAGGATCAGGTAGTTGCGCATGCACCCGGCGGCCGAGGCCCAGACGCCGTCGTAGTCCTCGGTGCGCGGGGGCTTGAAGTCGAAGTGGCGCGGGCCCTCGTAGCCGCTCTCCAGCAGGTCGACGAGCCAGAACGCCTGGCGCAGGTCGCCCGCGCCGAAGCGGAGGTCCTGGTCGTACTTGATGCCGGACTGGCCGTTGAGGTCGATGTGGAAGAGCTTGCCCGCCCACATGGCCTGGGCGATGCCGTGCGGGAAGTTGAGCCCGGCCATCTGCTCGTGCCCGGTCTCGGGGTTGACCCCGACCAGTTCGGGGCGCTCCAGGCGTTCGATGAAGGCCAGGGCGTGGCCGACGGTGGGGAGCAGGATGTCGCCGCGCGGCTCGTTCGGCTTGGGCTCGATGGCGAAGCGGAGGTCGTACCCCTGCTCGGTGACGTACTCGCCCAGCAGGTCGAAGGCCTCCTTCATCCGGTGCAGGGCGAGGCGTACGTCCTTGGCGGCGCCGGACTCCGCGCCCTCGCGGCCGCCCCAGGCGACGAAGGTGGTGGCGCCGAGTTCGACGGCGAGGTCGATGTTGCGCAGGGTCTTGCGGAGCGCGTACCGGCGTACGTCACGGTCGTTGGCGGTGAACCCGCCGTCCTTGAAGACCGGGTGGGTGAAGAGGTTCGTCGTCACCATGGGCACGACCAGGCCGCTCGCGTCGACCGCCTGCCGGAACCGCTTGACGATCGCCTCGCGCTCGGTCTCCGACGAGCCGAAGGGGATCAGGTCGTCGTCATGGAAGGTCACGCCCCAGGCGCCCAGTTCGGCCAGGCGCTGCACGGAGTCGACAGGGTCGATGGCCGCGCGGGTGGCGTCGCCGAAGGGGTCCCGGCCCTGCCAGCCCACGGTCCACAGGCCGAAGCTGAACTTGTCCTCGGGGGTGGGGGTGAAGCGTTCCGTCATCGTCGTCCGACCGCCTTCGCCTGCCGTCGGGGCCGGGGCCACGCGCCCGGCACCCCTATTTGTTCACTGTCATGACTAATCATGCACGGGGTTCCCGGCCGACGTAACCCCCGCGGTCGTGGCGAGTTCTCCCGTGCCCTGTTCCCCCGGGCCGGGATCACGTAATTTGTTCGCGGCACAGCCGAATGAGCCCCACCTCATCACCCGAAAGAGGCCGCCCATGTCGTCACGTACCGTCGTCATCGGCGTGGACAGCTCCACCCAGTCCACCAAGGCCGCCGTGATCGACGCCGTGACCGGCGAGCAGCTCGCGGTGGGGCGCGCCCCGCACACCGTCACCGGCGAGTCCGGGGCGCGGGAGAGCGACCCGGAGGTGTGGTGGCGGGCGCTGGGCGACGCGGTGGCGGCCGGGCTGAAGGAGTCGGGCCTGCCCGCCCGCTCGGTGACCGGGATCGCGGTGGCGGGCCAGCAGCACGGGCTCGTCGTGCTGGACCGCTCGGGCCGTCCGCTGCGGCCCGCGCTGCTCTGGAACGACACCCGCTCGGCCCCGCAGGCCGCCGCGCTCACCGCCGAGCTGGGCGGGGCCACCGCCTGGACCGGGCGGACAGGGTCCGTGCCGGTGGCCTCGATCACCGCGTCCAAGTGGCGCTGGCTCCGCGAGCACGACCCGGAGGCGGCGAAGGGAGCCGCGGGCGTCCGGCTGCCGCACGACTTCCTCACCGAGCGGCTCGCGGGTGTGGCGGCGACCGACCCCGGGGACGCCTCGGGCACCGGCTGGTACGCCACCGCGACCGGCGCGTACGACCCCGGGCTGCTGGACCTCCTCGGCCTGGACCCGGCCCTCCTCCCCGAGGTCGCGCCCACCGGGGCCACCCGGATCGGCTCGCTCACCGACGAGGCGGCCGAGGCGCTGGGGCTCCCGGCGGGGATCGCGGTCGCGGCGGGGACCGGCGACAACATGAGCGCGGCCGTGGGGCTGGGGCTCGGCGGCGCCGGACTGCTGGACCACCCGGTCCTCTCCCTCGGCACGTCGGGGGTGGTCTTCGCCGCCTCCCGTACGCGCTCCACCGACCCGGCGCTCTCCGGGTTCGCCGCCGCCGACGGTACGTTCCTCCCGCTGGCCTGCACCCTCAACTGCACGCTCGCCGTGGACAAGGTCGCCTCCCTGCTCGGCCTGCACCGCGAGGACACCGCCCCCGGAGGCGAAGCCGTACTGCTCCCGTACCTCGACGGCGAACGCACCCCGGACCTGCCCACCGCCTCCGGGCTGCTCACCGGACTGCGCCACGACACCACCCCGCAGCAGTTGCTGGGCGCCGCCTACGAGGGCGCGGCCGTCACCGTACTGCGGGCGCTGGACACGCTGTT is a genomic window containing:
- a CDS encoding DUF3105 domain-containing protein; amino-acid sequence: MASAKNPNSPAAARRAKLEEARRKERARERRGRLITIGASVAVVLALVAGGGYLVYQANEKDKKEEQARNSPVTGERTWKDLKQGHVETKVDYPMTPPVGGDHSQVWMNCNADVYTEEIPKENAVHSLEHGAVWVTYNDKASEADVKALTEKVKSTPYSLMSPVKDQKDPLMLSAWGKQVTVDSASDARVNQFFTKYVQGPQTPEPGAACTGGLGR
- the xylA gene encoding xylose isomerase, which produces MTERFTPTPEDKFSFGLWTVGWQGRDPFGDATRAAIDPVDSVQRLAELGAWGVTFHDDDLIPFGSSETEREAIVKRFRQAVDASGLVVPMVTTNLFTHPVFKDGGFTANDRDVRRYALRKTLRNIDLAVELGATTFVAWGGREGAESGAAKDVRLALHRMKEAFDLLGEYVTEQGYDLRFAIEPKPNEPRGDILLPTVGHALAFIERLERPELVGVNPETGHEQMAGLNFPHGIAQAMWAGKLFHIDLNGQSGIKYDQDLRFGAGDLRQAFWLVDLLESGYEGPRHFDFKPPRTEDYDGVWASAAGCMRNYLILKERAAAFRADPEVRAALRASRLDQLARPTAGDGLAALLADRTAYEEFDADAAAERGMAFEALDQLAMDHLLGVR
- the xylB gene encoding xylulokinase; the protein is MSSRTVVIGVDSSTQSTKAAVIDAVTGEQLAVGRAPHTVTGESGARESDPEVWWRALGDAVAAGLKESGLPARSVTGIAVAGQQHGLVVLDRSGRPLRPALLWNDTRSAPQAAALTAELGGATAWTGRTGSVPVASITASKWRWLREHDPEAAKGAAGVRLPHDFLTERLAGVAATDPGDASGTGWYATATGAYDPGLLDLLGLDPALLPEVAPTGATRIGSLTDEAAEALGLPAGIAVAAGTGDNMSAAVGLGLGGAGLLDHPVLSLGTSGVVFAASRTRSTDPALSGFAAADGTFLPLACTLNCTLAVDKVASLLGLHREDTAPGGEAVLLPYLDGERTPDLPTASGLLTGLRHDTTPQQLLGAAYEGAAVTVLRALDTLLRACGLDPDAPEVAARPLRLIGGGAQGLAWVETVRRLSGRPIVLPAGGELVALGAAALAASAAGGGDPVALATTWGAGDTGRQLDPQERDLATWQRVTSVLDRAAEPLLGG
- a CDS encoding ROK family protein, with the translated sequence MKSILTPLGPKADKDTVRRHNLSLVLRAVRDEGESGEATRAGVSARVGLTRAAVSSLVEQLMESGFLTESGKTFSGQAGRPGTALKVARTGPAGLGVEINIDYVSVCVVDLAGTGRVRQTEHLDNRGAPAGEVLARAARIAARTLDSAREQELRPVGATLALPGLVSGGSVRQAPNLGWNEVPAEDLFAEALAALRPGHPVLPVASENEANLAALAELWFGGLGDVRSFLYLTGEIGVGGALVLGGELLRGAHGFAGEIGHVVVDPDGPECRCGSRGCLEQYAGQTALLRAAGIDGSGGGAGVVELERRARAGDGRAVAALTEAGRMLGRVVSGAVNLVDPDAVVLGGIYRGLMPWLSPPADEELTGRVVSGLWSPGSGRLRASSVAGDAARGAAALVVQDVLADPVAYAEP
- a CDS encoding DUF305 domain-containing protein yields the protein MTAVTSPFSSARRMVLAGAVVLLLAVGLVALMVGRPSSASSSARAAQSAAEGSADAGFARDMAIHHQQAVEMSFIVRDRTEDEDVRRLAYDIINTQANQRGMMLGWLEQWGLPKSSAEPPMTWMGHTMKPTGDGSLMPGMATTAELKELKAAEGKAAEVLFLQLMTVHHRAGVDMAQAGAEKAGTDVIRNLAKGMVNGQESEIGLMATMLKARGAQP